In [Leptolyngbya] sp. PCC 7376, a genomic segment contains:
- the clpB gene encoding ATP-dependent chaperone ClpB, with protein sequence MQPTDPSKFTEQAWDAIVKSQEVARRYRNQNLEVEHLLNSLLEQEDGSAAGLLQKATIDPARLQQQVERFTKQQPKLLRGDQLYLGQQLDTLLDRAEACRNSWQDTLIGIEHLLVGFAEDDRFGRRFLRSFNLDPQDVEVKLKEARTPQETPEEEGEEATAEGGNQAEGRRGALNKYGRDLTEQAKDGKLDPVIGRDDEIRRVIQVLSRRSKNNPVLIGEPGVGKTAIAEGLAQRIVNGDVPESLKDRQLMSLDMGSLIAGAKYRGEFEARLRSVLKEVTHSDGQIILFIDEVHTVVGAGGGNGTMDAGNLLKPMLARGELRCIGATTLDEFRKNIEKDPALERRFQQVLVKQPTAEDTISILRGLKERYERHHGVNITDSALVAAATLSNRYITDRFLPDKAIDLVDEAAAKLKMEITSKPVELEIIDRRLMQLQMEQLSLKGEEQLGANSPAYLASKERLERIDEEIQGLEVQQKDLSSQWLAEKNLIDEINELKEEEEQLRLQIEQAERAYDLNKAAQLKYGRLEGLQEEMTAKEEKLLEIQAAGDAMLREQVTESDIAEIVARWTGIPVNRLMESERQKLLQLEGHLHKRVIGQQEAVEAVAAAIRRARAGMKDPSRPIGSFMFMGPTGVGKTELARALAAFLFDSEEAMVRIDMSEYMEKHAVSRLIGAPPGYVGYEEGGQLSEAVRRRPYSVVLLDEVEKAHKDVFNILLQVLDDGRITDSQGRTVDFRNTIIVMTSNVGSEFILNLSGDDTKYDQMQQKVTGSLRKRFRPEFLNRIDELIIFHTLMRDELKEIVKLQIKRIEKLLADQKIALTLTDAALDHVVEAGYEPTFGARPLKRAIQRELENPISTKILEADFTDGDRIIADCVDEVLVFTKEAKPVEEPPVIEEILPEETPQVEATPEVEETPAEVAIIAEVVAEEPPTVEIVEAAVPEVEVPTTDPEAEIEPETDVDDVAPAIEVESEVTDEAIAPVDQTPEIDDTTEDTNWLDEEPVGTEITLPVISTETTEEETDNPEPDSDTDDALTEEISEPALAGVDPEEEWI encoded by the coding sequence ATGCAGCCCACTGACCCCAGTAAATTTACCGAACAAGCTTGGGATGCGATCGTCAAGTCACAAGAGGTCGCCCGACGCTACAGAAATCAAAATCTAGAAGTGGAACATTTACTGAATTCACTCCTAGAACAGGAAGATGGGTCAGCAGCAGGTTTACTGCAAAAAGCAACAATTGATCCTGCACGTCTACAGCAGCAAGTAGAGCGTTTTACAAAACAACAGCCCAAACTCCTCCGGGGTGATCAGCTTTATTTGGGTCAACAGCTCGATACATTACTCGATCGTGCTGAAGCTTGCCGTAATAGCTGGCAGGATACGCTCATCGGCATTGAACATTTACTGGTGGGTTTTGCGGAAGATGATCGCTTTGGGCGGCGCTTTCTACGAAGCTTCAACCTCGACCCTCAGGATGTTGAAGTCAAATTAAAAGAAGCACGCACTCCCCAAGAAACACCCGAAGAAGAGGGGGAAGAGGCAACGGCAGAAGGCGGCAATCAAGCAGAAGGACGACGAGGTGCCCTCAATAAGTACGGCAGAGATCTCACTGAACAAGCAAAGGATGGCAAGCTCGATCCGGTAATTGGGCGAGATGATGAAATCCGCCGAGTTATCCAAGTTCTCTCCCGTCGCTCCAAAAATAATCCAGTTTTAATTGGTGAACCGGGTGTCGGTAAGACGGCGATCGCCGAAGGCTTAGCTCAGCGGATCGTAAATGGTGATGTCCCAGAGTCTCTGAAAGACCGTCAGCTGATGTCCCTTGATATGGGGTCGTTAATAGCAGGCGCAAAATATCGCGGCGAATTTGAAGCTCGTTTACGTTCTGTTCTTAAGGAAGTCACCCATTCCGACGGCCAAATTATTCTCTTTATTGACGAAGTTCATACTGTTGTCGGTGCAGGCGGTGGCAACGGCACAATGGATGCGGGAAACCTACTCAAGCCCATGTTAGCGCGGGGCGAGTTGCGGTGTATCGGTGCAACAACCCTAGACGAATTTCGTAAAAATATCGAAAAAGACCCTGCCCTAGAACGACGATTCCAACAAGTCCTCGTTAAACAACCCACCGCCGAAGATACGATTTCGATTTTGCGGGGTTTAAAAGAGCGTTACGAGCGCCACCATGGCGTTAATATTACAGATTCTGCCCTCGTTGCGGCAGCAACTCTATCCAATCGTTACATCACCGACCGTTTTTTACCCGATAAGGCTATCGATTTGGTCGATGAAGCTGCCGCCAAACTAAAAATGGAGATTACCTCCAAGCCCGTTGAGCTGGAAATTATTGATCGTCGCCTAATGCAATTGCAGATGGAGCAACTATCTCTTAAAGGCGAAGAGCAGTTAGGGGCAAATTCACCCGCATATTTAGCTTCCAAAGAACGACTGGAACGTATTGACGAAGAAATTCAAGGGCTTGAAGTCCAACAAAAAGACTTATCTTCCCAGTGGCTTGCGGAGAAAAATCTGATTGACGAAATTAACGAACTGAAGGAAGAAGAGGAACAACTCCGCCTCCAAATCGAACAGGCAGAGCGAGCCTACGATCTCAATAAGGCGGCTCAGCTCAAATATGGTCGTCTTGAGGGTCTACAGGAGGAGATGACCGCCAAAGAGGAAAAGTTACTAGAGATTCAGGCTGCAGGCGATGCAATGTTGCGAGAGCAAGTGACAGAATCCGATATCGCAGAGATCGTAGCGCGGTGGACAGGCATTCCAGTCAATCGATTGATGGAGTCTGAACGCCAAAAATTACTTCAACTAGAAGGTCATCTCCACAAGCGTGTTATCGGTCAACAGGAAGCAGTTGAAGCTGTAGCTGCAGCAATTCGTCGGGCACGGGCGGGGATGAAAGATCCCAGTCGTCCGATTGGTTCTTTTATGTTTATGGGCCCCACTGGTGTCGGTAAAACAGAGCTTGCGCGGGCGTTGGCAGCATTTCTCTTTGACAGCGAAGAGGCAATGGTGCGCATCGATATGTCGGAGTATATGGAGAAGCATGCCGTTTCTCGTTTAATCGGTGCGCCTCCGGGATATGTGGGTTATGAGGAAGGGGGACAATTATCGGAAGCGGTGCGCCGTCGTCCCTACTCCGTTGTGTTGCTGGATGAGGTAGAGAAAGCACATAAGGATGTTTTCAATATTTTGTTGCAGGTACTCGATGATGGCCGGATTACGGATTCGCAGGGTCGTACGGTAGATTTCCGTAACACAATTATTGTGATGACCAGTAATGTCGGCAGTGAGTTTATCCTGAATCTTTCGGGAGATGACACGAAATACGACCAGATGCAGCAGAAGGTTACAGGTTCATTACGTAAGCGATTCCGACCTGAGTTTTTAAATCGGATTGATGAGCTGATTATTTTCCACACGCTTATGCGGGATGAGCTGAAAGAGATTGTAAAGCTGCAAATTAAGCGGATCGAAAAGTTGTTGGCTGATCAAAAGATTGCTCTCACGTTAACGGATGCAGCTCTCGATCATGTGGTTGAAGCGGGTTATGAGCCAACGTTTGGGGCAAGACCACTTAAGCGTGCTATTCAGCGGGAACTAGAAAACCCGATTTCTACAAAAATTTTGGAAGCTGATTTTACGGATGGCGATCGCATCATTGCCGACTGTGTTGATGAGGTACTGGTGTTCACGAAGGAAGCAAAGCCTGTTGAAGAACCTCCTGTTATTGAGGAAATTTTGCCAGAGGAAACCCCGCAGGTGGAAGCAACTCCAGAGGTCGAAGAAACTCCAGCAGAAGTGGCAATCATTGCAGAGGTGGTAGCAGAGGAGCCTCCAACAGTAGAAATTGTTGAAGCAGCAGTACCAGAAGTAGAAGTGCCGACAACCGATCCAGAAGCTGAGATTGAACCAGAAACTGATGTCGATGATGTTGCGCCAGCGATTGAAGTTGAGTCTGAAGTGACAGATGAGGCGATCGCCCCAGTAGACCAAACACCAGAGATTGACGATACAACAGAAGATACCAATTGGCTAGATGAAGAGCCTGTTGGAACTGAGATTACACTTCCTGTCATCTCAACCGAAACAACCGAGGAAGAGACTGACAACCCAGAGCCAGACTCAGATACTGATGATGCACTTACCGAAGAAATATCTGAACCAGCCCTAGCAGGCGTTGATCCTGAGGAAGAGTGGATTTAA
- the speD gene encoding adenosylmethionine decarboxylase, translating to MKKLGTHLVVDCWGSPADLLNDPEGIRQAMIAAIAAGEATLIDLCVHQFSPHGVTATATLAESHIAIHTWPEYGYFAADLFFCGSGKPLEAMDFLRTALQATDYKMTELERGFPTAHLANPTPAIIAKAC from the coding sequence ATGAAAAAATTGGGAACTCACCTTGTGGTGGACTGTTGGGGCTCTCCTGCTGATCTATTAAATGATCCTGAAGGTATCCGTCAAGCAATGATTGCGGCGATCGCCGCGGGAGAAGCGACCCTTATTGACCTGTGTGTGCATCAGTTTAGTCCCCATGGTGTGACGGCTACTGCAACGTTAGCTGAATCTCATATTGCCATTCACACTTGGCCAGAATACGGTTATTTTGCTGCTGACTTATTTTTCTGCGGTAGCGGGAAACCCCTTGAGGCCATGGATTTTCTCCGTACAGCTCTGCAAGCAACAGATTATAAAATGACAGAATTAGAGCGTGGTTTTCCCACAGCTCATCTCGCGAATCCGACGCCAGCAATCATCGCCAAAGCGTGCTAG
- a CDS encoding aldo/keto reductase: protein MQYRRFGKTNLDLSVFSLGTMRALADQATMSATVQRALEVGINHFETAPSYGNSEKFLGRSLSELGVLREEIYLTTKVLPKGDVADVATQINQSLQLLQTDYLDAVAVHGINLEQHLQWVLGDGFDALKALQTAGKIRHLGFSTHGRLELILQAIKTELFEFINLHYYYFFQRNAEAIAAAAEQDMGIFIISPADKGGQLYRPPETLKNLCEPFDPLKLGYRFLLADPRITTLSFGATQPEELNSLGGIADQTYPLTNEEKASFARLEQHKKQTLQADYCAQCYKCLPCPEAINIPEILRLRNVVIAYDMKDYGEYRYQMLENAGHWFPGKKGNACTECGDCLPRCPENLAIPTLLKDAHQRLNGKPRRRLWE, encoded by the coding sequence ATGCAATATCGACGGTTTGGGAAAACGAATTTAGACTTATCTGTGTTTTCCCTCGGAACAATGCGGGCGTTAGCAGATCAGGCAACGATGTCTGCAACGGTGCAACGTGCCCTTGAAGTTGGCATTAATCATTTTGAAACGGCACCCAGCTACGGTAATAGTGAAAAATTTCTGGGGCGATCGCTCTCTGAATTGGGTGTGTTGCGCGAGGAGATTTATCTCACAACCAAGGTGTTACCAAAGGGAGATGTTGCTGATGTAGCCACGCAGATTAATCAGTCATTGCAATTGCTCCAGACCGATTATTTGGATGCCGTGGCGGTGCATGGGATTAATCTTGAACAACATTTGCAATGGGTGTTAGGGGATGGTTTCGATGCTTTAAAGGCGTTGCAGACAGCAGGAAAAATTCGTCATCTCGGTTTCTCAACCCATGGCCGTTTAGAACTAATTTTGCAAGCGATTAAGACTGAGCTGTTCGAGTTTATCAATCTTCATTACTACTATTTTTTTCAGCGAAATGCAGAGGCGATCGCCGCAGCTGCGGAGCAGGATATGGGAATTTTTATTATTTCGCCAGCGGATAAAGGCGGACAACTATATCGACCACCTGAAACCCTGAAAAATTTGTGCGAACCATTTGACCCTTTAAAGCTGGGCTATCGTTTTTTGCTGGCAGATCCCCGCATTACGACTCTCAGTTTTGGGGCTACACAACCAGAAGAGTTGAATAGTTTAGGGGGGATCGCCGATCAGACTTATCCTTTAACGAACGAAGAAAAAGCGAGTTTTGCACGATTAGAACAGCACAAAAAACAGACCCTCCAAGCTGACTATTGTGCTCAGTGCTATAAATGTTTGCCTTGTCCTGAAGCGATTAATATCCCTGAAATTTTGCGGCTGAGAAATGTGGTGATCGCCTATGACATGAAAGATTATGGCGAATATCGTTATCAAATGCTCGAAAATGCGGGGCATTGGTTTCCCGGTAAAAAAGGCAATGCTTGTACTGAATGTGGCGATTGTTTGCCTCGTTGCCCTGAAAATTTGGCGATCCCCACCCTACTCAAAGATGCCCACCAACGACTGAATGGCAAACCCCGCCGCCGTCTCTGGGAATAA
- a CDS encoding tetratricopeptide repeat protein: MSRRFSRWIFGFGLAIAAQLVIPTALRANPELDALLQQGNEAVQNQNFAMAIERYADAAQLETDNARIYSGLGYAHAQLGNFQEAAIAYQRAVQLENDNPQFYQALGFSLGNSGDYTNAINAYSRAVELKPDNVDFNLGLATVFFRSGRYEQALSAYQRVLQLNPNNTDATRNSIASLLQLRRNQDAVALLDNAFRKLPTDGDLRVQAAVTWFGLGDKDKAIAFLDEARRLSPRDFKVQLKVARIYENQQIYVEAIHAFQRATELNPQSTEALEGLGSAAFKDNDYLIAIIAYRQLSELTPNDPNAYEKLGLSFQGRNRSAEAIEALETAKNLYRLQNNKQGERKIDALIAAITDS; this comes from the coding sequence ATGAGTCGTCGTTTCTCCCGTTGGATATTTGGTTTCGGTTTGGCGATCGCCGCTCAGTTGGTTATACCGACGGCATTGCGGGCAAATCCAGAATTAGACGCTTTGTTACAGCAGGGAAATGAAGCTGTTCAAAATCAAAATTTTGCGATGGCGATCGAACGGTATGCAGATGCGGCGCAGTTAGAGACTGATAATGCCCGCATCTATTCAGGCTTAGGTTATGCTCATGCCCAGCTGGGGAATTTTCAAGAGGCGGCGATCGCCTACCAGCGGGCAGTGCAATTAGAAAATGATAACCCTCAGTTCTATCAAGCTCTGGGATTTAGTTTGGGCAATAGCGGCGACTACACCAATGCGATTAATGCCTATAGCCGTGCCGTTGAGCTGAAGCCAGATAATGTTGATTTCAATCTTGGTTTAGCGACTGTCTTCTTCCGGAGTGGCCGTTACGAACAAGCGTTGAGTGCTTACCAAAGAGTTTTACAGCTTAACCCTAATAACACCGATGCAACTCGCAATAGCATTGCCAGTTTACTGCAGTTACGTCGCAATCAAGACGCAGTAGCTCTCCTTGATAATGCGTTCCGCAAGCTTCCAACTGATGGTGATTTACGGGTACAAGCTGCGGTAACTTGGTTTGGTCTTGGTGATAAAGATAAGGCGATCGCCTTTCTCGATGAAGCGCGCCGTTTGTCCCCGAGAGACTTTAAAGTACAGCTGAAAGTCGCCAGAATTTATGAAAATCAGCAAATTTATGTCGAGGCGATCCATGCTTTTCAGCGTGCAACGGAGCTGAATCCACAATCGACAGAAGCTTTAGAAGGACTTGGTTCTGCTGCGTTTAAAGATAACGATTATTTGATTGCGATTATTGCCTATCGACAATTAAGTGAACTGACGCCGAATGACCCGAATGCTTATGAAAAACTTGGCTTATCCTTCCAAGGTCGTAACCGTTCTGCGGAAGCGATTGAGGCGCTAGAAACAGCGAAAAATCTCTATCGTCTGCAAAATAATAAGCAGGGTGAACGCAAAATTGATGCTCTGATCGCGGCGATCACCGATAGCTAA
- a CDS encoding ATP-binding protein, with the protein MKVTPTLISRNELHLQYWQALGAELIWLQDIDGLCTGFYWRDAGEFGLEPQSLIGSPMVDWLQTTQPEKLQQVVVRVFERHLPEQVTCLFEVGDRPLPLEINLTPILQSDGAVQQIIAIAHQLTGSDSALTQQPSLPRQPDPYQKVLTKVARKIRSTLDLVAIRQEAVMGLGEALEVSRCLLLSYDESLHAFQVMAEYRNTNAPSVLGVQWRSPESPLLENAVQTRDVIEVDYLTAALNDSQSAFVVPTLYQNKVNGFICLQQCDNPRLWSEGEKELTQELAEQLGTAIAHATLYHELEQANQAATEASRLKSDFLASTTHELRTPLNGIIGFLKLILDDMADDREEELEFVDEAHKSAIHLLNLINDILDIAKIESGKIDVDLDAISLSELLENIDNFARPQTQTKGLDWEIIVPDTYDDILLYSNYQRTFQILLNLVSNALKFTHEGGITVSVELVFKDVSQHGQTFPGMVKIKVEDTGIGVALDMQEKLFKSFSQVTGGHTRKYGGTGLGLAISKKLVEAIGGKISFYSMGENLGSTVTFSMPLNQKPLLKHDPTDDPQVIS; encoded by the coding sequence ATGAAGGTTACCCCGACCCTGATTTCTCGCAATGAACTGCATTTGCAATATTGGCAAGCTTTAGGTGCGGAGCTGATTTGGTTGCAGGATATTGATGGTCTTTGTACGGGGTTTTATTGGCGAGATGCTGGTGAGTTTGGGTTAGAGCCACAGAGTTTGATTGGTTCCCCTATGGTGGATTGGTTGCAGACAACTCAACCGGAAAAGCTACAGCAGGTCGTGGTTCGAGTGTTTGAAAGGCATTTACCAGAGCAGGTGACCTGTTTATTTGAGGTGGGTGATCGCCCATTACCTTTAGAAATTAATCTCACCCCAATTTTGCAATCCGATGGTGCCGTCCAGCAGATTATTGCGATCGCCCATCAGCTAACTGGCAGCGACAGTGCTCTCACTCAACAGCCGAGTCTGCCCCGACAGCCTGACCCTTACCAAAAGGTATTAACGAAAGTTGCCCGTAAAATTCGCAGTACCCTCGATTTGGTTGCCATTCGCCAAGAAGCGGTGATGGGGTTGGGCGAAGCATTGGAAGTGAGCCGTTGTCTCTTGTTGTCCTATGACGAGAGTCTCCATGCGTTTCAAGTCATGGCTGAATATCGCAATACGAATGCGCCTTCCGTACTTGGCGTGCAGTGGCGATCGCCGGAAAGCCCTCTCCTAGAAAATGCAGTGCAGACTCGTGACGTGATTGAAGTGGATTATCTGACAGCTGCTCTGAACGACAGCCAATCTGCATTTGTGGTGCCGACCCTTTATCAGAATAAAGTTAACGGTTTTATCTGTCTCCAGCAATGTGATAATCCCCGACTCTGGAGTGAGGGGGAAAAAGAACTGACCCAAGAATTGGCAGAACAACTCGGTACGGCGATCGCCCATGCGACTCTCTACCATGAACTCGAACAGGCTAACCAGGCCGCCACTGAAGCATCCCGCCTGAAAAGTGATTTCCTGGCTAGTACAACCCATGAACTGCGTACGCCTCTGAATGGTATTATCGGCTTCCTAAAACTGATTTTGGACGATATGGCTGATGACCGAGAAGAGGAATTAGAATTTGTTGATGAAGCCCATAAGAGTGCCATTCACCTCCTCAATCTGATCAATGACATTCTCGATATCGCCAAAATTGAATCCGGCAAAATTGATGTTGATTTAGATGCCATTAGTCTTTCTGAACTGCTTGAAAATATTGATAATTTTGCCCGCCCCCAAACCCAAACCAAAGGTCTGGACTGGGAAATTATTGTGCCGGATACCTACGACGATATTCTTCTCTATTCCAACTACCAGCGGACCTTCCAGATTTTGCTCAATCTTGTCAGTAATGCCCTCAAATTCACCCATGAAGGTGGCATTACTGTGAGTGTGGAACTGGTCTTTAAAGATGTGTCACAACATGGCCAAACCTTCCCTGGCATGGTCAAAATCAAAGTGGAAGATACGGGGATTGGTGTTGCACTAGATATGCAAGAAAAACTATTTAAAAGTTTTTCGCAGGTCACTGGAGGACACACCCGAAAATATGGTGGTACAGGTTTAGGACTTGCAATTTCCAAAAAACTTGTGGAGGCAATTGGCGGCAAAATTTCGTTCTACAGCATGGGTGAAAACCTCGGTTCCACTGTGACATTCTCTATGCCTCTTAATCAAAAACCCTTGCTAAAACATGACCCAACCGACGATCCCCAGGTGATTTCCTAG
- the recA gene encoding recombinase RecA: MSAISTNPDKEKALNLVLNQIERNFGKGAIMRLGDAARMRVETIPSGALTLDLAMGGGFPKGRIVEIYGPESSGKTTVALHAIAEVQKAGGVAAFVDAEHALDPTYSAALGVDIGNLLVAQPDNGESALEITDQLVRSAAVDLIVIDSVAALVPRAEIEGEMGDIQVGLQARLMSKALRKIAGNMGRSGCTVIFLNQLRQKIGISYGSPEVTTGGTALKFYASVRLDIRRIQTLKKGAQGEFGIRAKVKVAKNKVAPPFRIAEFDIIFGKGISGVGCMLDLAEQTGIVNRKGAWYSYEGENIAQGRDNAVKYFEENPEIANVVHKKVRENLDLSAMGFAEDTGEKDVDATKAEANDNNVKASGFGKDSKKKK, encoded by the coding sequence ATGTCAGCCATTTCCACAAATCCTGATAAGGAAAAAGCCTTAAACCTTGTCCTAAATCAAATTGAGCGCAATTTTGGTAAAGGGGCGATTATGCGTCTCGGTGATGCAGCGCGGATGCGCGTGGAAACCATTCCCAGTGGCGCTCTGACCCTTGACCTGGCGATGGGCGGTGGCTTTCCAAAAGGCAGAATTGTTGAAATTTATGGCCCTGAAAGTTCTGGTAAAACTACGGTTGCGCTCCATGCGATCGCCGAAGTGCAGAAAGCAGGCGGCGTGGCAGCCTTTGTCGATGCAGAGCATGCCCTTGACCCAACCTATTCTGCGGCTCTTGGCGTTGATATCGGGAATTTATTGGTGGCACAGCCCGATAATGGTGAATCTGCGCTAGAAATCACGGATCAGTTGGTACGCTCTGCCGCCGTTGATTTGATTGTGATTGACTCTGTTGCCGCTCTCGTTCCTCGCGCTGAAATTGAAGGGGAAATGGGGGATATTCAGGTTGGTTTACAAGCTCGTTTGATGAGTAAAGCTCTCCGGAAAATCGCTGGTAATATGGGTCGCTCCGGCTGTACTGTGATTTTCCTGAACCAGCTCCGTCAGAAAATTGGCATTAGCTATGGTAGCCCAGAGGTCACAACTGGTGGTACTGCCTTGAAGTTTTATGCGTCGGTACGTCTTGATATTCGCCGTATTCAAACCCTCAAAAAAGGTGCTCAGGGAGAATTTGGAATTCGAGCAAAAGTAAAAGTTGCAAAGAATAAGGTCGCCCCCCCATTTCGGATCGCCGAATTTGACATTATCTTCGGTAAGGGAATTTCAGGTGTGGGTTGTATGCTTGACCTCGCTGAACAGACTGGTATCGTCAATCGCAAGGGAGCATGGTATAGCTACGAAGGCGAAAATATTGCCCAAGGTCGCGACAATGCGGTGAAATATTTTGAGGAAAATCCTGAAATTGCCAACGTCGTTCATAAGAAAGTCCGAGAAAATCTGGATTTGAGTGCGATGGGTTTTGCTGAAGATACTGGCGAGAAAGACGTTGATGCAACTAAAGCTGAGGCAAATGATAATAATGTCAAGGCATCTGGCTTTGGTAAAGATTCTAAAAAGAAAAAATAA
- the ribBA gene encoding bifunctional 3,4-dihydroxy-2-butanone-4-phosphate synthase/GTP cyclohydrolase II: MDIAWQFDSIEAALDDIKAGRAVVVVDDENRENEGDLICAAQFATPDMINFMAVEARGLICLAMTGDRLDALDLPLMVSKNTDSNQTAFTVSVDAHPRLGVTTGISADDRARTIQVAINPDSHPEDLNRPGHIFPLRARKGGVLKRAGHTEAAVDLSRLSGLYPSGVICEIQNDDGSMARLPELISYAQKFELKIISIADLISYRLKNDRFVQRETITKLPTEFGQFNIYAYRNALDETEHVAIVKGDPKDFADKPVMVRVHSECLTGDALGSLRCDCRMQLIAALKMIENAGQGIVVYLRQEGRGIGLVNKLKAYSLQDLGLDTVEANERLGFPADLRDYGMGAQMLNDLGVHAIRLITNNPRKIAGLKGYGLEVVDRVPLLIESNDFNNRYLTTKAQKLGHMLLQTHLATIALRWQGQEDIEQRYDYLEKLRVMAQTEHLLVREEARPVANAVFSGSPLIVHFGFDQPKLAAADWYTETNHPYLQAIANILENLTEWSDLTQLELMMATGGEDPMAGLQIKLDREFLAWEKLPQFIGSKTLNPQAIYHFQRDM, encoded by the coding sequence GTGGATATAGCTTGGCAATTTGATTCGATTGAAGCGGCGCTAGATGATATTAAAGCGGGTCGCGCAGTCGTCGTTGTAGATGATGAAAACCGTGAAAATGAGGGGGATTTGATCTGTGCAGCTCAGTTTGCGACCCCTGACATGATTAATTTTATGGCGGTGGAAGCAAGGGGTTTGATCTGTTTAGCGATGACAGGCGATCGCCTCGATGCCCTAGATTTACCGCTAATGGTTAGCAAGAACACAGATAGTAACCAAACTGCATTTACAGTCAGTGTTGATGCCCATCCACGTCTCGGCGTAACGACAGGTATTTCCGCCGATGATCGCGCCCGCACGATCCAAGTCGCCATTAATCCAGATTCCCATCCCGAAGATCTCAACCGTCCTGGTCATATTTTTCCGCTCCGGGCAAGAAAAGGCGGAGTTCTTAAGCGTGCTGGTCATACAGAAGCTGCCGTAGATTTGTCACGTTTGTCTGGGTTATATCCCTCTGGCGTCATCTGCGAAATCCAAAATGATGATGGCTCGATGGCACGTTTGCCAGAGCTGATTTCCTATGCTCAAAAGTTTGAGCTGAAAATTATTAGCATTGCTGATCTAATTTCCTATCGTCTGAAAAATGATCGTTTTGTACAGCGCGAAACCATTACAAAGTTGCCAACAGAATTTGGTCAATTTAATATTTACGCTTATCGCAACGCCCTAGATGAAACTGAACATGTTGCGATCGTAAAAGGCGACCCCAAGGATTTCGCAGATAAGCCTGTGATGGTACGAGTGCATTCAGAATGTTTAACAGGGGATGCCCTTGGTTCCTTGCGCTGCGACTGTCGGATGCAACTGATTGCTGCTCTCAAAATGATTGAAAATGCAGGTCAGGGAATTGTTGTTTATCTCCGTCAAGAAGGTCGTGGAATTGGTTTGGTAAATAAGCTTAAAGCCTATTCATTGCAAGATTTAGGATTGGATACTGTCGAAGCAAACGAACGTCTCGGGTTCCCGGCAGATTTGCGGGACTACGGTATGGGTGCACAGATGCTCAATGACCTCGGTGTCCATGCGATTCGTTTAATCACCAACAATCCTCGTAAAATTGCTGGTCTGAAAGGCTATGGCTTAGAAGTTGTTGACCGTGTTCCTCTGTTAATCGAGAGTAATGATTTCAATAATCGTTATCTCACCACGAAAGCACAAAAGTTGGGACATATGCTCCTGCAAACGCACCTCGCGACGATCGCCCTCCGTTGGCAAGGACAGGAAGATATTGAGCAGCGGTATGATTACCTTGAAAAATTGCGAGTAATGGCCCAAACGGAACATTTGCTGGTGCGCGAAGAAGCACGTCCAGTGGCCAATGCTGTATTTTCTGGGTCGCCCTTAATTGTTCACTTTGGTTTTGATCAGCCTAAACTCGCTGCTGCTGATTGGTATACCGAGACAAATCATCCTTATTTGCAGGCGATCGCCAATATTCTCGAAAACCTAACTGAATGGTCAGATCTCACCCAATTGGAGCTGATGATGGCAACCGGTGGCGAAGATCCAATGGCCGGATTACAAATTAAATTGGATCGTGAATTTTTAGCTTGGGAGAAACTGCCGCAATTCATTGGGAGTAAGACCTTAAACCCTCAGGCCATCTACCATTTCCAACGGGATATGTAA